In Xiphophorus maculatus strain JP 163 A chromosome 15, X_maculatus-5.0-male, whole genome shotgun sequence, the following are encoded in one genomic region:
- the LOC111611337 gene encoding uncharacterized protein LOC111611337 isoform X3 — MKQRGAMVDPMWRKMFLFFILQFTGALSRDLSLYYAVRAGDDVTLSCENVIDGHSNCDPTSWVYSKAGRQAVELVILGQVNVKVTRSDRLSVSANCSLVVKKVTDQDVGRYTCRQHEKPGEGQVGSDAVVRLSLVHLTEHDDQNKIILTCSVVTDEPCKHSVKWLYLGYYMDKDNKEITESSSSCSAAVAFQTSNYFYQSRFNMFKCEVKTENKVQLFTFSSRPSEKDKPTTTSAVTTKPDKIQTTEETRVTTKLDGTSAIRMTSTNTPTRDPDVEPTDWWRFLSGSVGLAALIAAVLIVTIWARTKGRKTHLDKNTVCYDEDEAALNYENIRTSSV, encoded by the exons ATGAAGCAGAGAGGAGCCATGGTGGATCCTAtgtggaggaaaatgtttctgtttttcatcctgCAGTTTACAG GAGCTCTGAGCAGAGATCTGTCTCTCTACTACGCTGTCAGAGCTGGAGATGACGTCACTTTGTCCTGTGAAAATGTGATCGATGGTCACAGTAACTGTGACCCAACATCCTGGGTCTACAGTAAAGCAGGTCGACAAGCTGTAGAGTTAGTTATTCTTGGGCAGGTTAATGTTAAGGTTACCAGATCAGACAGACTGAGTGTTTCTGCAAACTGTTCTCTGGTTGTAAAGAAAGTCACAGATCAGGATGTTGGTCGGTACACCTGCAGACAGCATGAGAAACCAGGAGAAGGTCAGGTTGGTTCAGATGCTGTGGTTCGTCTTTCTCTGGTTCACT TGACAGAACATGATGACCAGAACAAGATAATATTAACCTGCTCTGTGGTGACAGATGAACCATGTAAACACTCAGTGAAGTGGTTGTATCTGGGTTACTATATGGATAAagacaacaaagaaataacagaatcatcatcttcctgctctgctgctgTCGCCTTCCAGACGTCTAATTACTTTTACCAGTCAAGGTTTAACATGTTCAAGTGTGaagtaaagacagaaaataaagttcagCTTTTTACCTTCAGCTCTCGTCCATCAG AGAAAGACAAACCAACAACCACATCGGCAGTTACAACTAAACcagacaaaatacaaacaactgAGGAAACCAGAGTTACAACTAAACTTGATGGAACATCAGCCATAAGAATGACAAGTACAAACACTCCAACACGTGATCCAGATGTAGAACCAA CAGACTGGTGGAGGTTCCTCTCTGGTTCTGTGGGTTTAGCTGCTCTGATAGCAGCTGTTCTGATCGTCACCATTTGGGCCAGAACTAAAG GGAGGAAAACACATCTGGATAAAAACACT GTGTGTTATGATGAAGATGAAGCTGCTCTGAACTATGAAAACATCAGAACTTCTTCAGTTTGA